Part of the Phocoena phocoena chromosome 8, mPhoPho1.1, whole genome shotgun sequence genome, CACCCATCATACCTTGAAGCCAGATCCATCCAATTACTCCCCAATCTACACAAAAGAAGAATTACACAAAGCCCGAAAATGGAACTTCAGTAAAGATCTAGGAGGCCGTGAGTGGCTAATTAATAAACATGGGCAATACCCCTTTCCCCAAACTGCAGCTTGTCAAGCCATCAGGGAGGCTCATAAAGGGCCTCAATACGggagggaagccctatataattAGTTGAGTTGAGGTCTTGGTAACTCCTGGCATGAAAAGTATAGTTAGTCGGAGAGTCGAGACCTGCCCCATCTGCAGAGTGAACAGCCCCAGTACCAGAACCCCCAGGCCCCCAGATAAGGTCCATTCAGACTAGAGGAACATACCCTGGAGAAGACTGCCATGCTGAGAATATTGGGCAATTTCAGGTATCTCTTGGTGCTAGTAGACACATTTTCTGGGTAGAGAGAAGTATTCCCTGCTAGATCTGAAATGGCAGCTGAAGTGGCTAAGGCATTACTAAAAGAAATAATCCCTAGGTTTGGGCTCCCAGGATCCCTACAAAGCAATAATGGTCCAGCATTTGTGTCTCAAGTAACAAATGGGATAACGAGTTCCCTGGGCATAAAATGGACCTTGCACTTAACCTGGAGACCCCAATCATCAGGAAAAGTAGAGAGATCCAGTCAGGCCTTGAAACCAATCAGGCCTTGAAATGGGCCTTAGCAAAGCTATGTCAGGAAactcaaaaatattatattaacttGCTTTCAATGGTCCTGCTTTGCCTGGGGTTAAATGTGTTCAGACTCATGTATGGTAGACCCACTCCTCAAGTCCCAGAGAAGGGACACCTTAAAGTCCCTTGAAATGGAACAACTCAAGTGTGCCTCCAGGTAAGAGAGCTCTTGCTGAATATGGTCACCAGGTGCTGCCCCTACCTGACCTGACTCTGCACCCCTTCCTGCCAGGAGACTGGGTGCACCTAACCTGGAAAACAGGAGCCTGCAAAACCAGCTCTCTCCTAAGTGGGACGGACCCCACTCAGTGATCCTAACCACCCATTCTGGCCTGAAGTAGCAGGGGTCACTCCATGGGTACATCAACTCTATGGAAGAGGCCCCCAAGCCCCAACCTCCAAAGGGACAATATGGGGCAAGAGCCACCCTTGACTACTTGTGTGACCCTCTCTCTAACCTGAAGCTTCTCTTCCGAAAAACAGCAATGTGTGACCAGGGATAttcaggccacggcagtgagccTCACCATCTGGGACCATTTTTACCTACAGGCCAAAGACCAAGGTACcttcatttttaggaaaaatttgATATAAGACCATTATTCTCTTGCTAATATTCGGGCCATGCATCCTACATTGTCTGGTGTCCTTTGTCTCCAAAAGGATAAACGAGTGGTGCTCACTGACGGAGACAGTCAGGGCCGAGGCCTGGTGACCATCACACGCATCTAAAGGCAGCAGCTGGGGAGCAGCTCTGCTTCTCTCCCAGGGTATTGATGACACCCACACTCAGCAGGAGGCACTCACAGGAGACAGACCTCCACCCTCAGCCCCCCTCAAGACCGAGCGagacaaaaggcagaggaggggtttGTCACCAACAAAGACCATTAACAATccccaggaaataaaaatagaatctgggtaataaaattaGGTCtaaccttttttctcttttcttctgtgctCGGTCTAGTTCCACTTGCTCATAGGGGGCCGCGTTCGGAGGCCTCATCCCCTGCACTTCAGACCAGACTTTCTCGCGGGAAACGCCGACGCTGACACCCCAGCTCGAAGGGCTGTGCGCAGAAACCCCGCCCACAACACCCAATTCAAGATGGCGGCAGCAGGCCGTGTTGCAGAGAcgctgcaccaggcactgtgatCTGGAGCGTGAGCCGCGGAGCTGCGCCAGCCTCGCGAGAACTCCTTGCTCCCGACACTATCCACACGCTATCAAGCAGCCCCGCCTCGCTCTCCGCCGGTcccggaagcctgtgctccagagtGGGAGTACGCACcactccattctctgatcaaaggATAACACcgtcctttgcttctgaactgaaCTCGGTCTTATTCCACTGGCGTGAGTGACACCAGGTAGGCGGACACTTCTTGGGGACAGACTCCGGAAGGCTAGTAGCACTATATCCAAAAATATGATCTTTTAAACATGTAATAACATAACTCTATTAAGGTAAtttacgttcttttttttttggtgcaaatctttaaaattcataatgcattttatacttacagcacatctcaaaacaaactagccacatttcaaatgctcagtggCCACACGTGGCTTGTGGCTACAATATCGGCCAGCAAAGgtccagaatatatttttttaactatgaatttttttaatatataaatttattttattttttttttttctgtgttgggtcttcatttctgtgcgagggctttctctagttgcagcgagtgggggccactcttcatcacggtgcgcgggcctttcactatcgtggcctctcgttgcggagcacaggctctagaacgcaggctcagtagttctggcttagttgctccgcagcctgtgggatcttcccggaccagggctcgaatctgtgtcccctgcattggcaggtggattcttaaccactgcaccaccagggaagccctaattgtgTTAACTGttggtatttatttatatttttgttatagttgaattttgtttctcttataacattttttcctgtctacaaatttggaaattatttctaTTCGTTCAGTGAGTACCCTAGAAAAATTATCAAGtttatttaacttaaaatctAACATGAAAGAATATTTCATCCCCTCTTGTATCATTTGGTTTGGAAGCTCCAATTTTTCCTCTCCACTCTCACATTCTATTGTCATCCTAGCTTAACTTCACAAATTCAACACTATTATGACTTTTTACAAAGAATTTTCATTTAGGTGTATGTAcatgttcacattttatttttattatttctttctacatattaaattatcttaaaattatttttttattcttgaattgtattttttagaaattACAGCTGGTCCGTTGGTAATAAATCCCGAAGTTTTTGtctgtaatatatttattttacaatagaAGATAATCTTACTAGATATACAATTCTGAGATGGCAATCATTTTCTCACCGtactttaaagatattatttaacTAAGTTTTGGCTTCCTTTGCTGCTGTTGAGAAACCGACAGTCATTTTAACTCCTGTTCCTATATAAGTGATCTTCCCTTTCTGGTTGTTTTCCATATTCTCCCTTGAGTGTCCCGAATCTGTTTCCCTTTTAAGTACTGCCCCACCTTCACTGCCTCTATTCTCTCTCCTGAAGGATACAAactatgtatataaatgttcccattcctttcatttctttgaacATTGTCTCATATTTTCAATGTCTATCTCTCTTTGCTTCATTAAAGATAAATTCTTTTGATATATCTTCCTAATTGctaattctgtttaaaattttacctaaTCTATTGTTTATCTCATCTTAACTCATTTGAAATAACTCAGTTGTTATTTCAATAATGATAGGTTAAAAGGATCCTTCAGTTCATGATATGCTAGTCAGTCTTAACAGAGGAATGAAAATAGAATCTGTCTGATAGCTTCTCTTCCTTCAATAAATATAATCTGAGGTTTTCAGCTAGGATATCCATattattaaatgattaaaatatatgatCAAAATAACTTGAATGATTTTCAGTTAATTACATATTTCAGTTAGTTTGAATACATTTGGgtttaaggaaggaaaaaaagagagaagaaatattttagttaaataaaaatcaaatagttAAAGTTTAAAATGATCACAGAgttgctgtttgctttttttcccctagcaCATCAATTATATAGATGAAAACTGAGGCCTAGTGATATAATTTGATTTGCCCGAGGCCACAGACAGAATTAGAACCCCTCACTCTTGAATGTTCTCTCTATTCTATATTTAGTGAAATCATAAAACATTTGAAAGACATCTTAAACTGTTCTAACCTTCTTCATTTCTTCACCCCTCACACAGAAATGGCCATGAGAAACCAGACTAGCATGATTGAATTCACCCTTGTCTCCTTTCCCTCTGTCCAGGAGCTTCAGATCTTGCTATTTCTCATTCTCCTGCTGGTTTATACACTCACTATAACAGGAAACattgttatcatttccttaatATGGACTGATAATCGTCTCCAAACACCAATGTACTTCTTCCTCAATAATTTGACATTTTGGGACATTTTATTCACAACTACTATTGCCTCAAAGTTGCTAGCTtgcctcttagaggaaaagaaaaacataccttTTGCTGGCTGCGTCATCCAAACatatttctacttctttctggGGACAGTGGAGTTTATCTTCTTGGAGGTGATGTCCTTTGACCTCTACGTGGCCATCTGTAACCCGCTGTGCTACACCATCATCATGAATAGCAGGGCCTGCCTCCTGTTAGTTctgggctgctgggagggggCTTTCCCGTCAGTGCTTTGCCCAACTATTGTGGTGTCCAGATTGCCATACTGCACTGAAGAAATTAGTCATTTCTTCTGTGACATCGCTCCTTTACTGCAGGCGGCCTGCATAGACACTCATTTCATTGAGATGATAAGCTGCTTCTTATCTTCCCTCGTGGTCCTGACCTCGCTGGTGCTCACCACCGTGTCCTACACCTACATCATTTCTACCATCCTGCACATCCCCTCGGCCCAAGGATGTCAGAAAGCCTTTTCCACCTGTACTTCTCACATCACTGTGGTCTCCATTGCCTACGGGAGCAACATCTTCATGTATGTGAGACCCAGCCAGAGTCATTCCCTGGAATTTGACAAAGTGACAGCTATCCTCACCATAATGGGGACCCCTCTTCTGAACCCCTTCATTTATAGTCTAAGGAATGAAAAGGTAAAGGAAGTGTTGAGAGATGCAGTCAACAAAATTTTGCCCTTTTTGCACAGGAAACCTTGAAAGTTTGTTTGCTAAGAATGTCATTTTCAACTCTTGGACACAATGTGGAGTAAGGCATGCTTGAAGATCGTAAAATCAAAGATGTGTAAGAAGACATGAAAAAGCTTTGTGCCACATCAGATGCAAAGTATTATAGTCAAGGTCCATAGGAGACAATTCAGCCATTGAGAAAATAACATGCTCTGAACTGTTATTGGACCGTCTCACACACAGAACAttatgaattaaagaaaaatactgaagtCAGAAAACCTGAATTTTAAGGCTAGCTCTATTACTTCTTTACCAGGtgacacttaacctctctgaccttaGTTTCCCATCAGTAACatgcttttcctattttttttaatagttaaagtAGGATTAACGGAGATAGTCTAAGTCATGCAACCACATGTAATTAAAAATGaatcttctgggacttccctggtggtccagtggttaagactctgcgcttccactgcaggggatgcgggttcgatccctggttggggaactaggatcccacatgccacatggcacagacagaaaaaaaaaaaaagtgactcatCTAACTGGGTTTTTTCAGAATTTGCAAGATGATTGGAATCGTCCCTGACAGCCAAAgactgtaaataataataataatacaaaaacaaGGAAGAGGAGTAACATAACCCTGTGTTTGTACATATacttaaatatgtacatatatatctcatttaatcctcttaacaaCCTTGAGAAGCtgatatttttatctccattttacagatgagaaaactgaggttcactGAGATTAAGCATCTTGCCCCAAACTACATCACTAGTTTTGAATATATACTTCACTATGTCATGAAGTATGGAATGGGAAGAAACTTAAGAGGGGAAACAGAAGTTAACATGGAAGTTATCCACTTTTTCTGAGACAAGAGCATTCCCTACCAGTCCTAATTACCTGGAAAATCTACAGACCAGGAAGCATCAGGATGACTGACAATAGACTGTGAGAAGCAACAGTTTGAAAGGAGAACCAGCTATTCAGAAGCAGTAACTAATCATGAGTCCAGATTGATCATCTGTGGCAACTGGCCAATGTGACCATCATCTACAGAAGAATTAGTATCCTAGGATGCATTTGGTTGggggaaaacaaaagcagaagagTAATCAAGCTGGCTTAAGTGAAATgggtatttattataataataatcaagAATACcacataaaaccccaaaaggtaagaaacagcAAGACCTGCTAAGGGGCTAGAATCAGGAACTAGAAATCCTTGAAAATCCAAGGCAAACACTCTCTTCCCTCTGagtttctctcttgctttctcgGGATTCATTTGGTCTCTGTATTATTGGGTTTTTTCCAAATATCTTGTGGTAAGCTGAATGATGGCCCCAAAAGATATCCAGACCTAATCCCTGACCCTGTGACTCTAAGTAACATATAAAGTTTATATggcaaagggattttgcagatgcaaTTACAGATCCTGCGATAGGGAGATTATCTCGGATTACCCAGGTGGTTCTATTGTATTTACAAGTGTCACATGAGAGAGGTAGAGGCAGATTTTACCACACAAAAGAAGGTAATGTGATCTTGGAagcagagatttgaagatgctatgctgctggctttgaagttggaggaaggggccataagccaaggacTGCACATCtcaaagctggaaaaagcaaagaaatggattctctcTGCCCTAGAGCTCTTGGCATGGCCCAGCCGACACCCAGGTTTAGGCCCAGTAAAACTGACTTTGGATTTCTGTCTTCCAGAGCTATAATAGAATACCttagtgttattttaagccactaagcttgtgGTAAATTCCTACAGCATCACAGCAAACTAGTACATACCTGATTCATGTTTCTCTGTCTGCAGACTCTTTCCACTTCTCTCTGCACATGGAAGGTAATGGTTGCTTCAGTCAttcacagatatatgtatatttcaatcatagatatatatatatatacaagtatatatattggatacatttaaatatttgagatatacattatttatatcaacatttattttaaattatcagaGTTCTAAAtccaaattcctagaaagagGATCTGATTGATCTGATTGGAGAGAGATGTCTTCCCTGATTCACTTATTTGTAAGAGGAAGGATTTGGCAAGAGGTAAACTGCCCTCTGTCAACACAGCCACTGAGCAGGTGCTGTGGGGACAAGCATCTAAAAAGAGAGCTTAGGAACACGGAGAAGACAAGAGGCATCTCAAAGATCAAAATAGGTCATTACCAGTGCAGTCATTGACCGTCTAGCTATGTAGACAAAGATGAAGACCTTAAGAAGTGGCAGGGAACCCATCATGGGAGAGCAAGTAGAGAAAGTACCATCTTCAGAATGGATTCAGAATATTATAAAAGAACAttgtccaaaagaaaaaaaagaacgttGTCTGTCAAAAGATAGAGCAGTGGGCAAATGTTTAAAGGTCAAAAAAATGtagaacagggaattccctggcagttcagtggttaggactccatgcatTCACTGCCAAGGACCTGTGTTCGATCCTGCAAGCTGTGgtgaatggccaaaaaaaaaaaaaaaaaaaaaaaatagaacaatattACCAGAAATGAAGCATTCACATAATTTTCTGCTCTGTATTTATAATCAGACATTAATTAAAATGGGATTTTGAAAGTTTGTGTCCTATTGAGGCCATAACAAAATAAACAgctaaaaaaatacagatttattatcttactgTTCTGTAGGTCAGGAGTCCAATACAGGTCTCACCAGGCTGCAGACTGCATTCATTTCAAGGGGCTCTAGGGGACAATCCACTGCCTTCTCATTTGGGCTGTTGACAGAATTCACTTCCTTGAAGTTTAGGACCAAGGCCCTGTTATGTTGCTGGCTATCAGCCAAGGGCCAGTCCCAGTTTCTAGAAGGTGCTGCAGtgcttggctcatggcccccctTCCTCCACCATCAAAGCCATCAACAGGGGGGCAAGTCTCTCATGTTTCagatctctcctcctccttctgccaTCCCCTGTCTGACTCAGATGGAAaaagttcttcctttttaaggactCATTTGATTGGACTGAGCCCACCCAGAGAATCCACAAGAATGCCACCAACTCAAGGTCCACATCCTGAATTACTTCTATAAAGTGCCTTTTGCAAGTAAAGTAGCATAGAGCTGACCCTCCGCACCCTCGTGTTCCACATCCACTGATTCAACCAACTATCAATCAAAAATACTTGGAAAAATTAAATTCCAGAAACttccaaaaggcaaaataaatttgCTATgagctggcaactatttacatagcatttacattggtTTTATAAGTAAACTAGAGATGATATAAAGTTTCAAGAGGATGTGCACAGGTTTATAGGCAAatactatgtcattttatatGAAGGACCTGGACCCAATTCCCCTTGAATACCAAGGGAGAAGTGTATTCACAGGTTCAGGGGATTAGAAGAAGGCTATCTTTAGGTGCCATTATTCTGTTTACCAATGTTAAATTGCTAGTGTTAAAGGTTCAAGAATGTAAAAGTAAAGAACCAAACACggtatgtttttttaaagccaaTACTAAATCCTAAACTCTCTGTCTTTCATCACTTGCAACCAGAAGAATTTACAAGACTCTTATGAAAGATTAGTGAAAAGCAGCAAAATATCTGgcaaattcatattttaatagttatgtttgtttttatttaaatcattgttaggtaaaattttataaattcatgTTGACCAATATTTGAGAGAAACTTTATCTGTAAATTTTTGATCACCTTCTAATTGATTCATCTtttatgcttttgaaaaaaattatatggaaaataGCAATTTCAGGTAATGCTATTTTAACTGAGACATTAAATCAGAAAACCAAGAGTAAATACATGTAAGAGATACCTGAAGGAAACTTGGGAACCATTTCTTGTAATTCTGCTTGTATTCTAATTCACTGGTAAATCCATTATCGTGATTTAATCTGAATTGTTATTAAAACAAtgattttgcaattaaaaaatcaTTGTTAGGTGAAGATAAATGTAGTCGGCACTTTGTGCTGTTTTAACTTCTTAATGAATTCCCATGTTACTCAAAAGTCCCATTCTGAGATCATTAATGCAGGAAAGAAAGTCCTCAACAAATAAGGTAATTTAAACATGATTCAGGTATCCAAGTAGGGCTGGCCCCGGGTTGGACCAGCCTTGAAACTGAAAGTACAAAAAGACTTCATAAACTGTTAAAAATGGTATAAATATACTGCTGTTTGTTGATCATTATTATAATGATGACCAACATTGTTATAATAGCAGATAATGATGTTTGTTTAATCAATGTAATGATATATTGATTCTGATTAGTTCAGTTAATTGGAAAATGGGAGCTACTTGTCCCAAATTTGAGGACAGCTAGCGAATTCTTCACTCTTCCTATTCTCACCTATGACCAGATGTTTCAAACTATTGTTTTTCATATCAGAGACGGAAGGGGGAATATACCAAAATAACTTGTAGACATTTTAAACAATATCTACTTATTAGATATATTATATCCTCCAAATATGGATGAAGGGCATCCAACCAGAGAGCCACTGTTTTACGTAATGAGTTCATTGACGCTTCTACTTACCAGCTAATTCTCACATATTCCTTCCTCCCAACTCAGTTGTAACAGATTATTCAGTAAGAATAACCATGATCATACGTCCCATTACATGACAAGGATTCTAAGGACTACAGTAAAATGTGCGAAATAATTTATTTGGAGTTTGTCAAGAGCTTAACACAGTTACTCCATCAGTCTTCTCGTGCCCTTGGAATGGGATTTACGCTATTGGCTCCCAGATTCTCAGGCCTTGAGACTTGGACTGGAATCACACCACCAACTTTCGTGTGTCTccggcttgcagatggcagaatgTGAGACTTAACCTCCATAATCACACGAGCCAGTTCTTcataacatatataaatgtgtgcatatatatttgaattAGAAAATGGAACTTGAGGAAGGTCTTCTgaaaaaaactaaaggaataTTCTTCAATGGCCACATCCCTTCTCTTGCATGGCAGGAAATATGTGACAATTATTGTgttgatacatattttaaattttttaaagtcatatagGGCTGTCTTTCCAATAAGCAGCCTGAAAAAATATCACTTTGGGGGTGAAGTTAACCTCACAAATGTAAGGCTCTAA contains:
- the LOC136127297 gene encoding olfactory receptor 6M1-like, giving the protein MAMRNQTSMIEFTLVSFPSVQELQILLFLILLLVYTLTITGNIVIISLIWTDNRLQTPMYFFLNNLTFWDILFTTTIASKLLACLLEEKKNIPFAGCVIQTYFYFFLGTVEFIFLEVMSFDLYVAICNPLCYTIIMNSRACLLLVLGCWEGAFPSVLCPTIVVSRLPYCTEEISHFFCDIAPLLQAACIDTHFIEMISCFLSSLVVLTSLVLTTVSYTYIISTILHIPSAQGCQKAFSTCTSHITVVSIAYGSNIFMYVRPSQSHSLEFDKVTAILTIMGTPLLNPFIYSLRNEKVKEVLRDAVNKILPFLHRKP